The following proteins come from a genomic window of Larimichthys crocea isolate SSNF chromosome III, L_crocea_2.0, whole genome shotgun sequence:
- the hsd17b3 gene encoding 17-beta-hydroxysteroid dehydrogenase type 3, with the protein MCRTSMDLVELFFISLGATIAVYYGVRLLLFSRMIFPKLWFPLSKSFFTSMGEWAVVTGSSEGIGRAYAFMLAKKGMNVVIISRTKEKLDVVAKDIGHTTGQMVKVIVTDFIKENVFSDIEDQLKGLNIGVLVNNVGILPSTIPCQFLEHEELNQTITKVINCNVRTMVKMCKIILPGMENRGKGLILNISSGVASVPFPMYTLYSSSKVFVERFSQSLQAEYKDKEIIIQAVAPFGVSTRMSGYQKTNMVTLSPEQFVERSLQYIRAGDKTNGCICHIILSWILQTIPLKDFMLQGLQEYIKKNNFKNHRNKSGGAI; encoded by the exons ATGTGCAGGACAAGCATGGATTTAGTggaattgttttttatttctcttggtGCTACCATTGCTGTCTACTATGGAGTGAGACTGCTGCTTTTCAGTAGGATGATTTTTCCAAAACTGTGGTTTCCACTGTCAAAGTCCTTTTTCACCTCTATGGGAGAATGGgcag TGGTGACTGGTTCTTCAGAAGGCATAGGAAGAGCATATGCATTCATg CTGGCTAAGAAAGGGATGAACGTGGTAATCATCAGTAGAACCAAAGAAAAATTGGACGTGGTGGCCAAGGACATAg GTCATACCACAGGGCAGATGGTGAAAGTCATAGTAACAGACTTCATAAAGGAAAATGTCTTCAGTGACATTGAGGATCAGCTGAAGGGCCTCAACATTGGGGTTTTAG TCAATAATGTGGGAATTCTGCCCAGCACCATCCCTTGCCAATTCCTTGAACACGAAGAGCTGAACCAG ACAATTACAAAGGTGATAAACTGCAATGTGAGGACTATGGTCAAG ATGTGCAAAATAATCCTGCCAGGCATGGAGAACAG GGGAAAAGGgttaatattaaacatttcGTCTGGGGTTGCTTCTGTTCCCTTCCCCATGTACACACTGTATTCATCATCTAAG GTGTTTGTGGAAAGATTTTCTCAAAGCCTTCAAGCTGAATATAAAGATAAAGAGATTATTATACAG gCAGTGGCTCCATTTGGGGTCTCTACTCGAATGTCAGGTTACCAAAAAACCAACATGGTGACATTGTCTCCAGAACAGTTTGTTGAACGCTCCCTGCAGTACATCAGagctggagacaaaacaaacgGCTGTATCTGTCACATAATTCTG AGCTGGATACTGCAGACTATCCCTCTCAAGGACTTTATGCTGCAGGGCCTACAAGAATATATCAAGAAGAACAACTTTAAAAACCATAGGAACAAATCAGGAGGAGcaatataa
- the ercc6l2 gene encoding DNA excision repair protein ERCC-6-like 2: protein MASTSAATWHEGDSCLAPDPRDGTLREATIQRLTTSSNKDTTAWVVFTDRTKDEDEEEEEEEKAVPVSKLMKPGSNHFTQEKPVFPSSVTDPRLCVPLELSDVNGDRVPYTINRYLRDYQREGIRFIYNNYMRSRGCILGDDMGLGKTVQVIGFLAAVLHKTGTWEDIKNNRPQFLQSQMPSKQSKPNKVFLIVAPLSVLYNWKDELDTWGHFQCVVVHGLRKEEELARLKKGRIEIALTTYETLRLCLDQFNNIDWSAVVVDEAHKIKNPNSQITQAMKDLKCKIRIGLTGTILQNNLEELWCVMDWAIPGCLGSLGQFKNKFSDPIEQGQRHSATKRALATGRKAIRALVRKIYHWFLRRTKALIKEQLPKKDDRVVYCSLTDFQQTVYQTVLDTEDVTLLLRSSEKCECQSRRTRRGCCYKTNSEGVNMKELYFSYLAILRKVANHVALLQCTAGTSKQQEKYVGGICAKVFQRFPDFVQRCKDEAFEALSDPMYSGKMKVLQKLLKYYLQKRDKVLLFSLSTKLLDVLEKYCMAEGLDYSRLDGTTKAKERVQIVKEFNTSSHINLCLVSTMAGGLGLNFVGANVVVLFDPTWNPANDLQAIDRAYRIGQCRDVTVLRLISLGTVEEIIYLRQVYKQQLQSSVVGKESARRYFEAVQGNGVHKGELFGINNLFRLQTHGTCLTRKILEREGQVESGVMTTSTHTGEEKEEEEEEKGVSEPGPVPNDELAKENRDASKVSKGVLDFSSGSEEDENEQELKRKTSNPGAVDGNRSGNAATGPGRMSLFQHGFSRLLERVKGKPELGEGDSSPDVEESPSEEDAEDQKREGTSSGNCKGSNTRNGAACLPKLDTKTWDITRTSDREGREDGNGGRQERVSLVKQSDDVRKRLGLKGQTNKTITVDYESDGNSSPDQKKLNKLKTAAPKLQHFEGYSDESDDLDMETKTGPKRDALDSHCRGGDRGRRRLNLNKKRQSASVRVKARSKYSEDIETFTSSEDEHTPIKKGRSTGCHLTSPQTERSRVELPKDGQRAATTDRAKRRAGTSGTVSFTNLKSQTSPASKGKDGTIDNVLGGVQEVMYTHSNQRVVGGSKAEEMISRAAVRDVFERKMYSQLPANHLLDTIESLSESPSDSEPFPSTVRLEKPSADHPVTFTKKSVHHTRHTTFIIGETPQAISRQQLVEMSEKFKFPSVQQFAAEILGSSSTQRLAWLQEYYTSLNHPDLANMVTNNFPEPDSARTFSSSTSPKTAATKCHADARTSQKGVPEAKKKPKCTQKNPEPNINPEIPQNNVPVLQKMLRNPQNDVQEHQKKQKIPRKNVLEPISDVPSPESEKQEETVCSARGHKRTKRGSVSSSGAFIADGGLGLDQASSSGLGSSEAALFLNRTDRDTPSSPDLSHGRSTMLPKPTVQGREQEQKWFSRTSETFQGQRENPQSPSPPQQATSTSSHRSFLTDLIGDTSILDDLLKPKSRIAQQRGNPKTPSSVSVSTDSASAGIIDSLPPPKSNTLPTHQVSSKNSRKDFWDILNEGNEESINRLTDPAEVQRVCISTNFVGKSWSGEEERKSLWKTNEKFLWKK, encoded by the exons ATGGCTTCAACTTCTGCAG CAACATGGCATGAAGGTGACAGCTGTCTGGCTCCTGACCCGAGAGATGGCACCCTGCGAGAAGCCACCATTCAGAGACTGACCACCTCTTCTAATAAAGACACCACAGCATGGGTTGTATTCACTGACCGTACTAAAGAtgaagacgaagaggaggaggaggaggagaaagctgTACCTGTCTCAAAACTCATGAAACCAGGCTCGAATCACTTCACCCAGGAGAAACCTGTGTTTCCCAGCAGCGTCACAGACCCCAGGTTATGCGTTCCATTAGAGCTGAGTGATGTTAATGGAGACAGAGTCCCCTACACCATCAACAGATATCTGAGGGATTACCAGAGAGAAGGTATCAGGTTCATTTACAACAACTACATGCGGTCCAGAGGTTGTATCCTGGGGGATGACATGGGCCTGGGAAAAACTGTACAG GTCATTGGTTTCCTTGCTGCTGTGTTGCACAAAACAGGCACCTGGGAGGACATCAAAAACAACCGGCCTCAGTTTCTGCAGAGTCAGATGCCCTCCAAGCAAAGTAAACCCAACAAA GTGTTCCTCATTGTGGCCCCACTGTCAGTGCTTTATAATTGGAAAGATGAATTGGACACATGGGGTCACTTCCAGTGTGTGGTGGTCCACGGgctgagaaaagaagaggagctgGCTCGCCTTAAAAAGGGTCGTATTGAGATTGCTCTCACTACCTATGAGACTCTTCGTCTTTGTCTGGATCAGTTTAATAA CATAGACTGGTCTGCTGTGGTTGTGGACGAGGCCCACAAGATAAAAAATCCAAACTCTCAGATCACTCAGGCAATGAAGGATCTGAAGTGTAAG ATCAGAATTGGCCTTACGGGCACCATCTTACAAAACAACCTTGAGGAGCTGTGGTGTGTGATGGACTG GGCCATACCTGGTTGTCTTGGCAGCTTAGGACAATTCAAGAACAAGTTTTCAGATCCGATTGAGCAAGGTCAGAGGCACAGTGCAACCAAACGAGCCCTGGCTACAGGAAGGAAGGCTATCAGGGCCTTGGTGAGGAAGATATACCACTGGTTCCTCAGAAGGACTAAAGCACTTATCAAAGAACAACTGCCTAAAAAGGATGATAGG GTGGTGTATTGCTCTCTGACAGACTTTCAGCAGACTGTGTATCAGACGGTGCTGGACACTGAAGATGTTACATTACTGCTGAGGTCTTCCGAGAAATGTGAATGTCAAAGTAGGCGCACTCGCAGAGGCTGCTGCTATAAA acaAACTCAGAAGGTGTGAATATGAAGGAGCTGTACTTTAGTTACTTGGCCATATTGAGGAAGGTTGCCAACCATGTAGCGCTGCTTCAGTGCACTGCAGGCACCAGCAAGCAACAG GAAAAGTATGTGGGTGGCATTTGTGCAAAGGTATTCCAAAGGTTTCCAGACTTTGTGCAGCGATGCAAAGATGAAGCGTTTGAGGCCCTGTCTGACCCAATGTACAGTGGAAAGATGAAG GTTTTGCAGAAACTGCTGAAGTATTATCTGCAAAAGAGAGATAAAgtacttcttttttctctctcaaccAAG CTCTTAGATGTACTGGAGAAGTACTGCATGGCAGAGGGGCTGGACTACAGCAGGTTGGACGGAACCACCAAAGCCAAAGAGAGAGTCCAGATTGTCAAAGAGTTCAACACAtcctcacacatcaacctctgCCTGGTTTCCACCAT GGCAGGTGGTCTCGGTCTTAACTTTGTAGGAGCCAATGTGGTGGTGTTGTTTGACCCCACATGGAACCCAGCCAATGACCTCCAAGCTATTGACAG GGCGTATCGAATTGGCCAGTGCAGGGATGTGACTGTTCTTAGGCTGATCTCACTGGGCACTGTAGAGGAGATTATCTACCTCAGACAAGTTTACAAACAG CAATTGCAGTCTTCAGTTGTGGGCAAGGAAAGTGCGCGGCGGTACTTTGAGGCAGTTCAGGGGAATGGTGTCCATAAGGGGGAGCTGTTCGGGATCAATAACCTCTTCAGGTTACAGACCCATGGGACATGCCTCACCCGCAAGATACTCGAG CGAGAAGGGCAAGTGGAGTCTGGCGTAATGacaaccagcacacacacaggcgaggagaaggaggaggaggaggaggagaagggagttAGC gAACCTGGCCCTGTACCGAATGATGAATTGGCCAAGGAGAACAGAGATGCATCAAAGGTCTCCAAAGGGGTGCTGGACTTTAGCAGTGGGAGTGAAGAGGATGAGAATGAGCAGGAACTTAAGAGGAAGACATCAAACCCTGGTGCAGTGGATGGCAACAGGAGTGGGAATGCTGCCACTGGTCCTGGTCGAATGAGTCTCTTCCAGCATGGTTTCTCCAGACTTCTCGAAAGGGTCAAAGGAAAACCAGAGTTAGGAGAAGGGGACAGTAGTCCAGATGTTGAAGAAAGCCCTTCTGAGGAAGATGCTGAGGATCAAAAGAGAGAGGGTACCTCCTCTGGCAACTGCAAGGGCTCCAATACAAGAAATGGTGCAGCCTGTCTCCCGAAATTGGATACAAAAACCTGGGACATCACCAGGACATCAGACAGGGAAGGCAGGGAAGATGGAAACGGAGGGAGACAAGAGAGGGTTTCTCTGGTGAAACAGAGTGACGATGTAAGGAAGAGACTGGGTCTGAAAGGACAGACAAATAAGACAATTACAGTGGATTATGAGAGTGATGGAAATTCCTCACCAGATCAAAAGAAACTTAACAAGCTTAAAACTGCAGCTCCAAAGTTGCAACACTTTGAGGGTTACTCAGATGAATCTGATGATTTGGAcatggagacaaagacaggGCCCAAGAGGGACGCTTTAGATTCACACTGTAGAGGAGGggacagagggagaagaaggCTAAACCTCAACAAAAAGAGGCAAAGTGCTAGTGTCAGGGTCAAGGCCAGATCCAAATACTCTGAAGATATAGAGACATTCACATCTTCAGAAGATGAACACACTCCTATTAAGAAAGGGAGATCTACAGGATGTCACCTCACATCTCCACAGACAGAAAGGTCCAGAGTTGAGTTGCCAAAAGATGGACAGAGAGCTGCAACAACTGACCGAGCCAAGCGACGAGCAGGGACGTCCGGTACTGTTTCATTTACAAATCTGAAAAGTCAGACATCCCCGGCATCCAAAGGAAAGGATGGAACTATTGACAATGTGCTAG ggGGCGTACAGGAGGTGATGTACACCCACTCTAACCAGCGTGTGGTGGGCGGGAGCAAAGCAGAGGAGATGATCAGTCGAGCTGCTGTACGAGACGTGTTTGAACGCAAGATGTACTCTCAGCTCCCAGCCAATCACCTTTTAGACACCATAGAG AGCCTGTCAGAGAGCCCATCAGACAGTGAACCGTTCCCTTCTACTGTCAGACTGGAGAAGCCCAGTGCGGATCATCCAGTCACTTTCACCAAGAAGAGTGTACACCACACCAGACACACCACCTTCATCATTGGAGAGACTCCACAGGCCATAAGCAG GCAGCAGCTGGTGGAAATGTCGGAAAAATTCAAATTTCCCTCAGTCCAACAGTTTGCAGCAGAGATTTTGGGAAGTAGCTCAACTCAGAGACTTGCCTGGCTACAAGAGTATTACACTTCTCTGAACCACCCTGACCTGGCTAATATGGTGACAAACAACTTCCCTGAACCTGACTCAGCACGGACCTTCTCCTCCTCAACATCTCCCAAAACAGCTGCCACAAAATGTCACGCAGATGCAAGAACCTCACAAAAGGGTGTTCCAGAAGCCAAGAAAAAGCCCAAATGCACTCAGAAGAATCCTGAACCCAACATTAACCCTGAAATCCCACAAAACAATGTTCCTGTGCTacagaaaatgctgagaaaccCACAAAATGATGTTCAAGAACAccagaaaaagcaaaagatCCCACGAAAGAATGTTCTAGAGCCTATAAGTGATGTTCCAAGCCCCGAGTCAGAGAAGCAGGAGGAAACGGTCTGCAGTGCCAGAGGACATAAGAGGACAAAGAGGGGTAGTGTTTCTAGTTCTGGAGCCTTCATAGCTGATGGTGGTCTTGGCTTGGATCAGGCCAGCAGCAGTGGTCTGGGGTCCAGTGAGGCTGCTCTTTTCCTGAACCGCACAGACAGAGATACCCCTTCTTCTCCGGACCTCAGCCATGGCAGGTCCACCATGTTACCCAAACCCACAGTGCAGGGAAGAGAGCAAGAGCAAAAATGGTTTTCCAGGACCAGTGAAACTTTTCAAGGTCAGAGAGAAAATCCTCAGagcccttctcctcctcagcagGCCACATCTACCTCCAGTCACCGTTCTTTCCTCACAGATCTAATAGGAGACACCTCAATCCTGGATGATTTGTTAAAACCCAAATCCAGGATTGCACAACAGAGGGGCAACCCCAAAACACCTTCCTCTGTGTCAGTCAGTACTGACTCTGCTTCAGCAGGAATCATAGACTCTCTACCTCCTCCAAAGTCAAACACACTACCTACACACCAGGTGTCATCAAAGAACAGTCGAAAAGATTTCTGGGACATCCTGAATGAGGGCAATGAGGAGAGTATCAACAGATTAACTGACCCGGCAGAAGTGCAGAGGGTTTGCATCAGCACTAACTTTGTAGGTAAAAGCTGGTCCGGAGAAGAGGAGCGCAAGAGTCTCTGGAAGACTAATGAGAAGTTCTTGTGGAAGAAATAA